In one Euzebya tangerina genomic region, the following are encoded:
- a CDS encoding sensor histidine kinase — protein sequence MNEQAPRDTPPSPGTKRRAALAGVVGLVGVVVLAVFLGLPREDLITLITIAGSAALVTGLLGAAALRLLRGRSFTAQVVVVALTSTSAVTAGALAGSSAMFFTTHDLQVLAVVVAVGAVVSIIAALLLGERVGAASRSLGEVARRLGDLDGDRQPTADVAMPENLIAEFKRVGEQLETTRQELEESRARERATDRARRELVSWVSHDLRTPLAGIRAITELLEDGMAEDPEELQGYYATMRRESDKLADLVNDLFEVSKIEAGALTIERTEINLADLVADTLAAAIPVAEKRGITVTGTVEDKNASVEGGLRELTRVLRNLVANAVRESEEGGNVTVEAGIAEARGGPHAYLAVEDTCGGIPPEVMARVFDASYRAESARTPRNDGGAGLGLAIARGFVEAHDGSITVGNVDGGCRFYVAIPLDGPHGAVEASGALTSADRIPPVPLGEPSHARST from the coding sequence GTGAACGAGCAGGCGCCCCGCGACACGCCACCGTCCCCCGGGACCAAGCGCAGGGCCGCCCTTGCCGGCGTCGTCGGGCTGGTTGGAGTCGTGGTCCTCGCGGTCTTCCTCGGATTGCCCCGCGAGGACCTGATCACCCTCATCACCATCGCCGGCTCCGCCGCGCTGGTGACGGGGCTCCTCGGGGCTGCGGCACTGCGTCTGCTGCGTGGGCGGTCGTTCACCGCCCAGGTCGTCGTGGTCGCGCTGACCTCCACGTCGGCGGTCACCGCCGGCGCGCTGGCCGGTTCCAGCGCCATGTTCTTCACCACACACGACCTGCAGGTCCTGGCCGTCGTGGTTGCCGTCGGCGCGGTCGTCTCGATCATCGCCGCCCTGCTGCTGGGTGAGCGCGTCGGCGCCGCCAGCCGGTCGCTGGGCGAAGTGGCCCGGCGCCTGGGGGACCTGGACGGCGACCGCCAGCCGACGGCTGACGTCGCCATGCCCGAGAACCTGATCGCGGAGTTCAAGCGGGTCGGAGAGCAGTTGGAGACCACCCGTCAGGAGCTCGAGGAGTCCCGGGCGCGCGAGCGCGCGACCGACCGGGCACGGCGGGAGCTCGTCAGTTGGGTCTCCCACGACCTCCGCACACCGCTGGCCGGCATCCGCGCCATCACCGAGTTGCTCGAGGATGGGATGGCCGAGGATCCCGAGGAGCTGCAGGGCTACTACGCCACCATGCGTCGGGAGTCCGACAAGCTGGCCGACCTGGTCAACGACCTGTTCGAGGTCTCCAAGATCGAGGCCGGTGCGCTCACGATCGAGCGCACCGAGATCAACCTGGCCGATCTGGTCGCCGACACCCTGGCCGCAGCCATCCCGGTGGCGGAGAAGCGGGGGATAACGGTGACGGGAACGGTCGAGGACAAGAATGCGTCGGTCGAGGGCGGACTCCGGGAGTTGACCCGGGTCCTGCGGAATCTGGTCGCCAACGCGGTTCGGGAATCCGAGGAGGGCGGCAACGTGACCGTTGAGGCAGGGATCGCGGAGGCCCGCGGCGGCCCGCACGCCTACCTGGCGGTGGAGGACACCTGTGGCGGCATCCCTCCCGAGGTCATGGCCCGGGTGTTCGACGCCTCCTACCGGGCCGAGTCAGCCCGGACGCCACGCAACGACGGCGGGGCGGGCCTCGGCCTCGCGATCGCTCGCGGCTTCGTGGAGGCGCACGACGGCTCGATCACCGTCGGCAACGTCGATGGCGGCTGCCGGTTCTACGTCGCGATCCCGCTCGACGGTCCGCACGGGGCGGTCGAGGCGTCCGGTGCCCTGACGTCGGCGGACCGCATTCCACCTGTTCCACTGGGCGAGCCGTCGCACGCCCGCTCGACCTAG